Proteins from a single region of Bos indicus isolate NIAB-ARS_2022 breed Sahiwal x Tharparkar chromosome 6, NIAB-ARS_B.indTharparkar_mat_pri_1.0, whole genome shotgun sequence:
- the NKX6-1 gene encoding homeobox protein Nkx-6.1 has product MLAVGAMEGPRQSAFLLSSPPLAALHSMAEMKTPLYPAAYPPLPAGPPSSSSSSSSSSSPSPPLGAHNPGNLKPPAAGGLSALGSPPQQLSAATPHGINDILSRPSMPVASGAALPSASPSGSSSSSSSSSTSASAAAAAAAAAAAAASSPAGLLAGLPRFSSLSPPPPPPGLYFSPSAAAVAAVGRYPKPLAELPGRTPIFWPGVMQSPPWRDARLACTPHQGSILLDKDGKRKHTRPTFSGQQIFALEKTFEQTKYLAGPERARLAYSLGMTESQVKVWFQNRRTKWRKKHAAEMATAKKKQDSETERLKGASENEEEDDDYNKPLDPNSDDEKITQLLKKHKSSGGGGGGGLLLHASETEGSS; this is encoded by the exons ATGTTAGCGGTGGGGGCGATGGAGGGCCCCCGGCAGAGCGCGTTCCTGCTCAGCAGCCCGCCCCTGGccgccctgcacagcatggcagaaatgaagacccCGCTGTACCCCGCCGCCTACCCCCCGCTGCCCGCCGGCCCCccctcctcctcgtcctcctcgtcctcctcgtCGTCTCCCTCCCCGCCTTTGGGCGCTCACAACCCGGGCAACCTGAAGCCCCCGGCCGCGGGGGGGCTTTCGGCCCTGGGCAGCCCCCCGCAGCAGCTCTCGGCCGCCACCCCGCACGGCATCAACGACATCCTGAGCCGGCCCTCCATGCCGGTGGCCTCAGGGGCCGCCCTGCCTTCCGCCTCGCCCTCTGggtcctcctcatcctcctcttcctcgTCCACCTCCGCTTCGGCTGCTGCGGCCGCAGCCGCAGCggcggccgccgccgcctcgTCGCCAGCGGGGCTCCTGGCCGGCCTGCCCCGTTTCAGCAGCCTgagcccgccgccgccgccgcccgggctCTACTTCAGCCCCAGCGCCGCGGCCGTGGCCGCCGTGGGTCGGTACCCGAAGCCGCTCGCCGAGCTGCCCGGACGGACGCCTATCTTCTGGCCGGGAGTGATGCAGAGCCCACCCTGGAGGGACGCCCGCCTGGCCTGCACCCCTC ATCAAGGATCCATCTTGTTGGACAAAGATGGGAAGAGGAAACACACGAGACCCACGTTCTCGGGCCAGCAGATCTTTGCCCTGGAGAAGACTTTCGAACAAACGAAATACTTGGCGGGGCCCGAGAGGGCTCGCTTGGCCTATTCGTTGGGGATGACGGAGAGTCAGGTCAAG GTCTGGTTCCAGAACCGCCGGACCAAGTGGAGGAAGAAGCATGCAGCCGAGATGGCCACGGCCAAGAAGAAGCAGGACTCGGAGACCGAGCGGCTGAAAGGGGCCTCGGAGAACGAGGAGGAGGACGACGACTACAACAAGCCCCTGGACCCCAACTCGGACGACGAGAAAATCACGCAGCTGCTGAAGAAGCACAAGtcgagcggcggcggcggcggcggcgggctcCTGCTGCACGCGTCCGAGACCGAGGGCTCGTCCTGA